The genomic region AATAGTTTTATTGTGATTTCATAAACTTTACACAAAAATAGAGATCCAAATTTATACAGCAACTGCATAACTCATGATACTTTGCGTGTGACTGGTCAAATATTGGTAGGTGGGGAGTCGAAATGTGTTGGCAAAATAATCACTCCAAGCCAGAAGGCAACTTCCCAACTGTTTTGATAAGGGATATTTGCCGCATGGGAAGTGGGGGAACGCCCTCTCGTAAAGTCAATTCATACTATAAGGGCGGTCATATTCCTTGGGTAAAAACCTCTGAAGTTGTCAACAATGAAATTTTCGATACGGAAGAAAAAATTACAGAGCTTGGTCTTAAACAAAGTTCCGCAAAGCTGTATCCAGTCGGGAGCCTCATCGTGGCAATGTATGGGCAGGGAGCAACACGTGGACGTACTGCTAAATTGGGCGTTCAAGCGGCTACAAATCAGGCTTGTTGTGTGCTATTTGATTTTAAGCCAATTGTAAATAGCGATTACTTATGGCTTTATTTGATGAGTGAGTATGAAAATCTCAGGCAACTTGCTAGTGGGAACAATCAGCCTAATTTAAACGCAGAAATGATCGCTAGTTATTCCGTACCTTTGCCGCCACTTGAATTACAGTATGAACTGGTTAAGCAAGCAATGGAGATGAGACAAAAGATAGAACATAGGAAACGAGAAGTTGATGAATTGAGGTTTCGAATCACATCTGAAATTGAAGCGGCCATTATGGGTGAAAACGATTTCTGCGCCATGTATTCCTCTTTATCCTCGGAGGTGTTTTGACCATGCCGCAGCCCAGTAAGACCATTAGACTCTATCTAATCGACGGCTCAACTTCGGGAATGATTCAGGCAGAATTATCGAACTGGACAGGAAAGGTATATCGCATCCCTAGACTTTTTGCTGCTCGCGCATCTGATCGTACGGATCTTCGCGGTGCGGGATCATATCTTCTGGTTGGCAAAGACGTTGCCGACCCCGCTAGGGATGTTCTGTACGTTGGGGAGACTGAGGGAATAGCGGAACGTCTGAGACAGCATTTAGATAAGAAAGAGTTTTGGCAAGAGGCATTTGCTATTGTGAGCAAGGATGAAAATCTCAACAAAGCTCATGTTAGATATATGGAGTATCGATTTGTTGAGATGGCGACGAAAGCAGCTAAAGTGTCAATTGATAATACTAAGATGCCAGTTAGACCAGCTATCTCAGAACCAGATGCAGCAGAAATGGAAGAATTTATTGGCAATGCTGCGCTGTTAATCAGTACACTTGGTTATAAAGGGCTGGATGAGATTATCACTGCCGAAACCTTAGAGAGCCCGGTATTTTTCATTCAGGCGACTCGCGGAGCAGACGCTAGGGGAGTCGTAACATCAGAGGGCTTTGTCGTATTTAAAGATTCTACAATGGCAAACAGTGAGGCGGCTTCCATACCATCTGGGATCGTCAAATTGCGAAAGAGTCTCATGGATCAGGGGATTGTACAGCAAGGGGCAAATGGTTACAGGTTTACCATAAATTATTTCTTTTCTAGTCCATCACAGGCGGCATCAGTCGTTTTAGGACGAAGTGCAAATGGCCGAACTGAATGGAAA from Ferroacidibacillus organovorans harbors:
- a CDS encoding restriction endonuclease subunit S: MCWQNNHSKPEGNFPTVLIRDICRMGSGGTPSRKVNSYYKGGHIPWVKTSEVVNNEIFDTEEKITELGLKQSSAKLYPVGSLIVAMYGQGATRGRTAKLGVQAATNQACCVLFDFKPIVNSDYLWLYLMSEYENLRQLASGNNQPNLNAEMIASYSVPLPPLELQYELVKQAMEMRQKIEHRKREVDELRFRITSEIEAAIMGENDFCAMYSSLSSEVF
- a CDS encoding GIY-YIG nuclease family protein, giving the protein MPQPSKTIRLYLIDGSTSGMIQAELSNWTGKVYRIPRLFAARASDRTDLRGAGSYLLVGKDVADPARDVLYVGETEGIAERLRQHLDKKEFWQEAFAIVSKDENLNKAHVRYMEYRFVEMATKAAKVSIDNTKMPVRPAISEPDAAEMEEFIGNAALLISTLGYKGLDEIITAETLESPVFFIQATRGADARGVVTSEGFVVFKDSTMANSEAASIPSGIVKLRKSLMDQGIVQQGANGYRFTINYFFSSPSQAASVVLGRSANGRTEWKTSAGKVLKAFEDSDHGNYSS